In Procambarus clarkii isolate CNS0578487 chromosome 5, FALCON_Pclarkii_2.0, whole genome shotgun sequence, the following are encoded in one genomic region:
- the LOC123763168 gene encoding lysosomal acid glucosylceramidase, whose amino-acid sequence MRRFRRCLTSLTVALLCVHVGTSLAGEDGCKGRDYGHGSTVCVCDSSFCDTILPIQLPQVREALIVTSNKAGLRWSVSTGKFSQHGNEISPSEDVKIEISSNVQYQKIIGFGGAFTDASGLNILSLPEPMQEMLLRAYYSVNGLEYTLGRVPIGGTDFSTRPYTYDDLKDGETDMKLSHFALAEDDLKYKIPLIRRATNMSSTPIKLFGSAWGAPGWMKDNGQISGKGKLLKKMYMTWAEYHVRFIKSYGKYNISFWGLTTQNEPSDGLEESFNFNSVGWTPEDQARWIGQHLGPALHNNSLSHLKVMILDDNRIFLPKWADDIMSDSRAAAYVSGVAVHWYTDWFTPSLALDLTHEHHPELFLLYTEACTGQWPWQPLKVVLGSWVRAEEYAANIIENLEHWVSGWTDWNLALDVKGGPNWVKNFVDSPIIVNAPRGEFYKQPMYYALAHFTKFLPEGSQRVALRAIYSGESTASFSHTAFIRPDNATVLIFLNKGHNVAKVRIMDNAGEMVLSVDPHTIITLAWNTSVGR is encoded by the exons ATGAGACGCTTTCGTAGATGTCTAACTAGTCTGACAGTGGCCCTGCTGTGTGTGCATGTTGGGACAAGCTTGGCTGGTGAAG ATGGCTGTAAAGGTCGGGACTATGGCCATGgtagcaccgtgtgtgtgtgtgactcttcCTTTTGTGATACAATCCTACCCATCCAGCTTCCTCAAGTCAGGGAAGCTCTGATTGTGACATCTAATAAGGCAGGGCTCAGATGGAGTGTTTCTACTGGAAAATTTTCACAACATGGGAATGAGATCTCTCCAT CTGAAGATGTGAAAATTGAAATAAGCAGCAATGTGCAATACCAAAAGATAATTGGGTTTGGGGGAGCTTTCACAGATGCTTCTGGACTGAACATTCTGAGTTTGCCAGAACCAATGCAAGAGATGTTACTGAG AGCTTACTATTCTGTAAATGGCCTGGAATATACCTTGGGTCGTGTTCCTATTGGTGGGACTGACTTCAGCACTCGCCCATATACCTATGATGACTTGAAGGACGGAGAGACTGATATGAAGCTGTCTCACTTTGCTCTTGCCGAAGATGATTTGAAGTATAAG ATACCATTGATACGCAGAGCAACTAATATGTCGTCGACTCCAATCAAACTTTTTGGTTCAGCTTGGGGTGCTCCAGGCTGGATGAAGGACAATGGACAAATTTCAGGAAAGGGCAAATTACTGAAAAAAATGTACATGACTTGGGCTGAATACCATGTTAG ATTTATTAAGAGCTATGGAAAGTACAACATTTCATTCTGGGGTCTTACCACTCAAAATGAACCAAGTGATGGCCTCGAGGAATCTTTCAATTTTAATTCTGTTGGATGGACTCCTGAAGATCAG GCAAGATGGATTGGACAGCACCTTGGCCCTGCCCTGCACAACAACAGCCTCAGTCATTTGAAAGTTATGATTTTGGATGACAATCGTATCTTCTTACCCAAATGGGCAGATGAT ATCATGTCCGACAGCAGAGCAGCTGCGTATGTTTCAGGAGTGGCTGTCCACTGGTACACAGACTGGTTCACTCCTAGTTTGGCTCttgatctgacacatgagcatcaCCCAGAGCTTTTCTTGCTTTATACCGAGGCTTGCACAG GACAGTGGCCATGGCAGCCTTTGAAGGTAGTGCTGGGATCGTGGGTGAGGGCTGAAGAGTATGCTGCTAATATAATAGAG AATCTGGAGCACTGGGTGTCAGGCTGGACTGACTGGAACCTTGCCCTGGATGTGAAGGGTGGACCAAACTGGGTAAAAAACTTTGTTGACTCGCCTATCATTGTTAATGCT CCACGAGGAGAGTTCTACAAGCAACCCATGTACTATGCTTTGGCTCACTTTACTAAGTTCTTGCCAGAAGGCAGTCAGCGTGTGGCATTGAGAGCTATTTACTCTGGAGAGTCAACAGCTTCCTTCAGTCATACTGCATTTATACGCCCAGATAATGCAACTGTTCTTATATTTCTGAATAA GGGCCATAATGTAGCAAAAGTAAGAATTATGGACAACGCTGGAGAGATGGTTCTCTCAGTAGATCCCCATACAATCATCACACTTGCCTGGAACACATCAGTTGGAAGGTGA